In Planococcus shixiaomingii, the DNA window GACAGCTGCAGAAATCAGAAAAATGTATTTGGATTTCTTTAAGGAAAAAGGCCACGACCAGGAACCAAGCGCACCGCTTGTGCCGTTTGAAGATCCGTCGCTGCTGTGGATCAACAGTGGGGTAGCGACGCTGAAAAAATATTTTGACGGGCGCATCATCCCGGACAATCCGCGCATCGTTAACGCGCAAAAATCAATCCGCACGAATGATATCGAAAATGTCGGGAAAACAGCTCGCCACCATACGTTTTTCGAAATGCTCGGAAACTTCTCGATCGGTGAATACTTCAAAAAAGAAGCAATCCACTGGGCGTGGGAATTCTTAACAGACGATAAGTGGATCGGGTTCGATCCTGAAAAATTGTCTGTAACTATCCACCCGGAAGACGAGGAAGCGTATGCAATCTGGTTGAACGAAGTTGGAGTTCCGGCAGAACGCATCATCCGTTTGGAAGGGAACTTCTGGGATATCGGAGAAGGCCCGAGCGGACCGAACTCTGAGATTTTCTATGACCGCGGCGAAAGCTACGGCAACGACCTAAGTGACCCGGAACTGTATCCAGGTGGAGAAAACGACCGTTATTTGGAAATCTGGAACTTGGTATTTTCCCAGTTTAACCACAATCCGGATCATACCTACACGCCGCTGCCAAAACAAAACATTGATACTGGCATGGGGCTAGAGCGCATCACGTCGGTTGTCCAAGACGTTCCAACCAATTACGATACGGATTTATTCATGCCGATCATCAAAAAAACAGAAGAAATTTCAGGCAAGAAGTACGGTGAAGACAGTGAAGCTGATATGGCTTTCAAAGTCATCGCTGACCACGTCCGAACAGTGGCATTCGCAATCGGCGACGGAGCATTGCCATCGAATGAAGGACGAGGATATGTGCTGCGCCGCCTGCTGCGCCGGGCTGTCCGTTTCGCGAAGAAACTGGGCATCGAAAAGCCGTTCATGTACCAATTGGTTCCGATTGTCGGAGAAATCATGGTCGACTTCTATCCGGAAGTGAAAGACAAGCAGGATTTCATTATCCGCGTCATGAAACTGGAAGAAGAACGTTTCCACGAAACGCTTCACGACGGTTTGGAAATTTTGTCGGAAGTTGTCTCCCGGCAAAAAGAAGCAGGCAAAACGGAAATTCCGGGTGAAGATGCATTCCGCTTGTACGACACTTACGGCTTCCCGATCGAATTAACTGAAGAGTATGCAGAAGAGGAAGGCATGGCTGTCGATTATGCTGGATTTGAAGCAGCTATGAAAGCGCAGCGCGATCGTGCGCGAAGCGCTCGCCAGAACGTCAACTCCATGCAAAGCCAGTCGGAAGTTCTTGGCAACATTAAAGAACCGAGCAAATTTGTCGGTTATACCAATACAGTAGCTGACGCACTTGTTGCAGTCATTATCAAAGACGGTGAATTGGCTGAAAGTGCACAAGAAGGCGAAGAGGTGCAGGTCATTTTGGATCAGACGCCATTTTATGCAGAAAGCGGCGGACAAATCGCTGACCGCGGGACCTTGTCGAATGATTTGGTTCAAGCGATGGTGCTTGATGTCAAAAAAGCGCCGAACGGCCAAAACTTGCATAAAGTCCGCATAGAATCAGGCGAATTGACTAAAGCGGCTGTCCACGCGCAAGTAGACGCTTCCCAGCGCCGTCATACGGTAAAAAACCATACAGCTACTCATCTTATGCACCAAGCGCTAAAAGACGTCTTAGGGACGCATGTTAACCAGGCAGGTTCTTATGTAGGTCCGGACCGTCTGCGTTTCGACTTCTCGCATTTCGGTGGAGTAACTAAAGAAGAACTCGAGCAAATTGAACAAATCGTCAACGAAAAAGTATGGAGCGGCATTCCGGTCCAAACAGGCTATCACAATTTGCAAGAAGCAAAAGACATGGGAGCGATGGCGTTGTTCGGCGAAAAATACGGTGATATCGTCCGTGTCGTTGAAATCGGCGACTATTCGTTAGAGCTGTGCGGCGGAGTCCATGTAGCCAATACTGCGGAAATCGGCTTGTTCAAAATTGTTTCGGAAAGCGGTATTGGAGCCGGCATTCGCCGCATTGAGGCTGTAACTGGCAAAGGCGCTTATGAAAACTTGAAGGAAAGTGAAGCAACGCTCGAACAGGCTGCAGCTTTGATGAAATCTTCTCCGAAAGATTTGGTGCAAAAAGTTCAGGCATTCCAACAGGACATGAAAGGCCTTCAGCGCGAAAACGAATCATTGATGGCGAAAATCTCCAATGCCCAGTCTGGCGAAATTTTGGAGAAAGCGCGTCAAGTGGGTGACATCACCGTATTGTCTGTTAAAGTGGAAGCGAAAGACAATAACCAACTGCGCCAGATGATGGACGACTTGAAGCCGAAATTCGAAAAAGCGGTAATCGTGCTCGGTGCGACAGACGGCGAGAAAGTCATGCTTGTAGCAGGTGTAACAAAAGATTTAATTGGCGGGAACTATCATGCTGGCCAAATCGTCAAACATGTAGCAGAACAGTGTGGGGGCAAAGGCGGCGGCCGTCCGGACATGGCGATGGCAGGCGCAAAACATCCGGAAAAACTGGAGGCGGCCCTTGAATCGGTCTACACTTTACTTAAATAAGTTTAATAAATGCCGGTTATCGTATATAATGAGATTCAAGACAGCGGGAATTTTTTTCTCCTAGCTAAATCAGAAAGCGAGGTGCTTGTCGTGAGTTCATTTGACCAAACTATGAAATTCAATTCACCTGATGAATCAATGGAGCAAGAAGTAAAGCACGTAATGCTTCAAGTTCATGGTTCACTGGAAGAAAAAGGCTATAATCCGATCAACCAAATTGTCGGATATTTACTCTCAGGTGATCCGGCTTATATTCCTCGCCATCAAGATGCACGAAATATGATTCGCAAACTGGAACGGGATGAAATTCTCGAGGAGCTTGTGAAATTTTATATCAAAAAGAATAATGAGGAATAATTATGCGAACAATGGGTCTTGATGTAGGATCGAAAACGATCGGCGTTGCGATCAGTGACGCTTTTGGGTGGACTGCCCAAGGCGTCGAAACTGTCAAAATCAACGAAGCGATAGAAGACTACGGATTTGAACGCCTTGGTGAACTGATCAAACAATACGAAGTCACTGAAGTGGTGGTCGGCTATCCGAAAAACATGAATAATACGATCGGCCCACGAGCTGAGGCATCAGAAAAATTTGCAGCTTTGCTAAAAGAAGCGTATGCTATACCGGTAGTCTTATGGGATGAACGGCTTACAACGTCTGCTGCAGAGAAGATGTTGATCTCAGCGGACGTCAGTCGGAAAAACCGCAAAAAAGTGATCGACAAGATGGCTGCGGCCATGATCTTGCAAGGCTATCTTGATTTTAAAAAATAATGAGGTGACGCAAATGGAACACGGACAAGAACACATTACAGTCGTTGATGAAAACGGCAACGAGCAGCTATTTGAAGTCTTATTCACATTCGACTCAGAAGAATTCGGAAAATCATATGTTTTGTATTTCCCGGTTGGCGCTGAAGAAGACGAAGAAGGCGAAATTGAAATTCATGCATCTTCCTTCACTGAAACTGCCGATGCAGATTCAGCAGTAGGCGGCGGAGAACTTAAGCCGGTTGAAACTGACGAAGAATGGGACATGATTGAAGAAATGCTGAACACGTTCCTTGACGAAGAAGAAGAAAACGAAGAAGTTTAATCGACTGATCAGGAGAGGGGCGGAATTGTATTTTAATTCCGTCTTTTTCTTTTGTGTAGTTTTCTTGTATACTTGAAGGTGAAAAGCTAAGGGGGAGAACCCGTGGAGAATCAGTCGAAAAAAGAGGTTATGTTGGAACGGATGAAAGAAAAGAAACAAGAAGTGAGGGTGGTCCGGCGCATTGTATTTGTCATTGCTCTCATCTTACTCCTAATTATCGGCATTGCTGGCTTCCGTGCCTATCATTTTGTTTCTGCAGCTTTAAAGCCGGTAGATCCGGATTCCGAGAAAGTCATTGACATCACCGTGCCGATCGGCTCAAATTTAGACAGCATTTCTGAATTGCTGGAAGAAAACGGTTTGGTGAAAGATGCGCGTGTTTATAAGTATTACGTGAAGTTCAACAACCAGGCGGAATTCCAAGCCGGGAATTACGGTCTCCAGCCGTCCATGACATTGGACGAAATTACAGAAAGCTTGAAAACCGGAAAAGTTTACCGTGAACCTTTGTTTACCATCACCTTCCCTGAAGGTCTGACAATCGAAGAAATTGCGGAACGCGTAATCGCCAAAAAAACCAAGTATACCGCTGAAGAGTTCCTTGCAAAAATGAAGGACAAAGAGTACATCGAAGAATTGATGGCTGAACATCCTGAATTATTGAAAGAGGATATATTGGATGAAGATGTTCGGTATCCGCTCGAAGGCTATCTTTACCCTGCGACCTATCCGTTTTACGAAGAAGATCCTTCGATGACGCTGATCGTGGAGCAAATGCTGGATGCTACTGAGTCGAATGTCATGCAGTATAAAGCGGTATTGGACGACATGGAAAAATCGCCGCACTGGCTGCTGACTTTTGCTTCCCTGCTTGAAGAAGAAGCGACTGCCCAGTCAGATCGCCAAACAATTGCCAGCGTCTTTTACAACCGCTTGGAAAAAGATATGCCGCTACAGACGGATCCGACTGTCATTTATGCAATGGGCGAACACAAAAAACGGTTGTTCAACAAAGACTATGAATTTGAACATCCGTATAGCACATACCAGAACAAAGGGCTGCCGCCAGGGCCAATCGCATCTCCAGGACTGGCGTCCATCCAAGCTGTTATCGACCCGGCTAAAACCGATTATGAGTATTTCTTGGCTGACTCTACAGGCAAGAACCATTTCGCCAAAACCTACGAAGAACATTTGAAAAACAAAGAAAAGCATATCGGTAATTAAACCACCGAGAGAAGGAAGCGGCGACGCTTTCCTTCTTCTTTTTACATATCCTTCTCTTTTGTGTTATGATGGGGTGTAATTTTTGTAGTGGTGAAAAGGAGCATTTTGCATGACGAATGAACACGTAGCTGCAACACTGCAGTCGATTAAAACCTATGCCGAACAGCATCATGTCCCGATCATGGAAGATCAGGGCATTGAATTTCTTCTGCAACTATTGCGGGACCAAAAGCCGGCAACTCTATTGGAAATTGGTTCCGCCATTGGTTTTTCTGCGATAAAAGCGGCAGAAGCGTTGCCGGATTGCCAAATAGATACGATTGAACGGGATGATGAACGGTACGATAAGGCAGTAGAATTTATTGGAAAAGCGGGTCTCAAACAGCAAATCCGGATTTTTCACGCCGATGCACTCGAGTTTAATGTCGATGAATTGAATCATTCCTATGATGCAATTTTTATCGATGCCGCAAAAGGCCAATACGACCGCTTTTTTGAAAAATATGGCCCGTTGCTGGCTGTTGGCGGTATTTTATACTGTGACAATATGAAAATGCACGGAATGGCGGAGCAAGACCTGACAGAAGTGCCAAGACGGAAACGGACGATGATCCGCAACATTAAGCAATTCAAAGAAAAAATGATGGGCCATCCCGACTTTGACACAGAGCTATTAGAGGCTGGCGATGGCATTATGGTGTGCAAAAAGAAAAACATAGTATAAGATGAACTGATTGTTATTTTATCGGTGAACTCGCTCCTGGCGGACGCTTTGCAGCGAAACGATGAAAGAGCAGTAGTTTTCGCCGCCTTCCGCTTTTTCTTCTAATATCCTTAAGAAGTCTAAGGAAGATGCTACAAAACTGAAGTTCATGTTATATAGTCAAAATAAAGCAGCGTGCAAGGAGCTAGGGAAATGTCTAAAAATCGTCCTGTAGTAATCGGAATAGCAGGTGGCTCGGGTTCAGGGAAAACGAGTGTCACAAATTCCATTTATGAAGTGTTTAAAGAAAACTCGGTAGTAGTCATCGAACAGGATTATTACTATAAAGACCAGAGCGATCTGGCTTTTGAAGAACGTTTGAAAACCAACTACGATCATCCATTGGCATTTGATACAGATTTGCTGATTGAGCATATCAACACGTTGTTGGAACGGAAACCGATCCAAAAACCGGTCTATAATTACGCGATCCATACACGCTCGGAAGAAACGGTGCTGATCGAACCAAAAGACGTCATCATCCTTGAAGGGATCTTGGTGCTTGAAGATGTGCGCCTTCGTGAATTGATGGACATTAAGCTGTTTGTCGACACCGATGCTGACTTACGCATTATCCGCCGATTGCTTCGCGACATCAATGAGCGCGGCCGGACCATCGATTCAGTCATTGACCAATATTTGAAAGTCGTCCGTCCGATGCACAACCAATTCATCGAACCGACAAAACGCTATGCGGATGTTATCATCCCGGAAGGCGGCCAAAATGAGGTCGCAATCGACCTAATGGTTACAAAAATTAAAACAATTCTTGAATAGAATGGGTTATTATAATATGATGATACGAGACTGACGGATAATTCTAATTATCTAGAGTCAGCAGTTGAAGGAGTGGGGAAAATGGCAAACGAAAAACAATTTCCAATGACAGCTGCAGGAAAGCAGAAATTGGAAGATGAACTGGACTTCTTAAAAACTGTAAAACGTAAAGAAGTCGTTGAACGCATTAAAGTTGCTCGCAGTTTCGGGGATTTATCCGAGAACTCTGAGTATGATTCCGCTAAAGAAGATCAGGCATTTGTAGAAGGGCGCATCGCTCAATTAGAATCGATGGTCCGCAATGCCGTAATCATAAATGAGGATGAAACCAATAAAGACATCGTTCGTTTAGGTACGACTGTAACATTTGTAGAGATTCCTAGCGGTGATGAAGAATCCTACACAATCGTCGGTTCTGCTGAAGCGGATCCTCTTGAAGGACGTATTTCAAACGATTCGCCAATTGCCAAAAGCATGATTGGCCGCTCAATCGGAGAAAACGTCAAGGTGTTGACACCGGGCGGAGAAATGGAAATCAAGATCGTTTCAATCTCCTAATCCGGATGGCCATTCTTTTTTAAGAATGGCTATTTTTATTAAATTGACTAGAAAATGAAACATTCCTTGTGCCAAAACGTCAAATTTGTTACAGGATATTATGGTAAAATAATTTGAAGAGGAGGCAATAGAATGTCAACTAATGATCCACAACGTTACCCTTCTCGTTTGAAAAAGAAGAAAAACCGATCAAACTCAATTTTGAACGGGATGATCGGATTGGTTTTTGCATTGATCGTTATAACTGGTGCGTTTATTTTTCTTGGAGATGACAATGAGAAAGCGCAAGAGCTGGAAACAGTGCAGATAACTACGGACTCTGATGAACAAGCGAGCGAAACGGATAACGGCAACGAAGAAACAAACGATGCAGATAAGGCAGAGCAGTCCGAAGATGCTTCAGGAAAAGCTGAAGACGAGGAAAAAGCCGCTGAAGACAAGGAAAAAGAAGCAGATGAAGAAAAAGATAAAGAAAAAGATGAAGAAGGAACCGTGACGGTTGGCGGGACCATCACCCGTGCAGAATCGAAAGATCCGATCGTTGAAGAAACGGTCATCAATACGAGCTGGGAGCCTGTTAAAACAACTCAAAAAGGCGAACACGTTTCTGTTTATGATAAAGGTTCAGTAGACTGGAAAGAAAAAGTAAAAGCAATCACTTATGCTACCGGCCTAAAAGAAGACAATATGTATATTATGAGGCTTCAAAATGGAGGCGGACCCCAAAAATCAGTTGGGGTGGTCCAGTCGAAAGACCAAAAAGAAAAATATCGAGTCCATTTGGAATGGATTGACGGCGAAGGATGGAAACCTGTCAAAATGGATATTTTGAAAACGCTGGAAGGCGCCTATTAACAACGGGCGCTTTTTTTTACGGAAAGCCAACTAAAGAGAGGAAGATGGAACAATGAAAATCGGAGTAATCGGTGCAATGGAAGAAGAAGTGGAATTGTTAAGAGCAGGTCTTGAGAACGCTGAAACAAAGGTAATCGCCAATTGCGAATTTACTTCAGGTACATATAAAGGGCAGGAAGTTGTCTTGTTGAAGAGTGGAATCGGTAAAGTCAACGCCGCGTTGTCTACCACGCTTCTGCTGCATCATTTTAATCCGGATGTGGTCATCAACACTGGATCTGCAGGCGGCTTTGATGCCAACCTGGAAGTTGGCGCTATCGTCATTTCGGATGAAGTCCGCTACCACGATGTGGATGTGACGATTTTTGGCTATGAAATGGGGCAGGTGCCTCAAATGCCGGCAGCTTTCCGCTCTGATCAAAAACTGATTGATTTAGCAGTGGAAGCAGTGGAAGAAATCGGGGAACACCCGTATGCCGTAGGTTTGATTGCGACAAGCGATTCGTTTATGAATGATCCGGAACGGGTAACAAAAGTACGTGAATATTTCCCGTCGATGAAAGCGTCGGAAATGGAAGCTGCAGCTGTTGCGCAAGTATGCCATCAATTCAGCGTGCCTTTTGTTGTAATCCGCGCCTTATCTGATATTGCTGGTAAAGAATCTAATGTATCATTTGAGGAATTTTTGCCGGTTGCCGCCAAACACTCTACCGAAATTGTCCATAATGTAATTGAACGCCTTTCTATGCAGGCCTAAATTCTATAAGTGAACTTGCTTGTTAGTTCATCTTATATTGTTGAACTTCAACCTCGAGTAGGCATGAAAAAAGCTGCGGGCGTGTAATACGCCTGCAGCTTTTTAAACTTTTTTTAGAGTAAAAGTGCTTACCATCAATAGTGAACAGATAATGAAAAGAAACATGTAAAAGACGGGCGGGAATATGGATAGCCCGAAAAACGATAAAGTGACGACAGTTCCGGCAGCAGTAATGGGCAACCCAGTGAAATACCCGTTCGATTCGGAAATATTGAAACGAGCGAGACGGAAAGCTCCACTTGCTATGTAAAATACGGTAAAAACCATTCCAGTTATGCCGAAATCCCTTAAAACCAGCTCGTAAATCAGAATGGCTGGCGCTACGCCGAAAGAAATGATATCGCTCATCGAATCCAGCTGTTTGCCGAGTTCCGACTCCTGATTGAACTTCCTTGCGACAATTCCATCGAAGCGGTCAAGAAAAGCTGCAATAAAAATGAAGAGCACACTAAAGCTAAAAGATCCGTTTAACGCAGCCATTAGAGAGGCGCCGCCAAAACCCATGTTACCGATAGTCAGGATATTGGCAGATTGGGACCTAATTTTTTTTATTGTGTGATCCATTCGTTCTATAAATAACAACTGGAAAACACCCCTTTTTGTCAACTTATTCTGTTCATTATACTGTGTAACCTGAAAAAATGGTAGACTAATTTAAGCAATGGAGGTGTCTGTGTGAAGAAAAAGTTTTATCAGAGAACAATTGAGCTGACAAATGGACCGATAACTTCGAAAATGATTCGCCAGTTCGCGCGGTCCAGCACCAGCCGTTGGATGATTCCAAACTATATTAAGACATACAAAATTCCAGTGGACGATGTCGAAAATTCATTGTCTTCTTTTCCTTCTCTTCACGATTTTTTTATTCGCAAACTTAAAGAAGCAAGCCGGCCATTAGCCCCGGTTCCGATTGTTTCCCCGGTAGACGGAAAGATAGAGGTCGCGGGGGATTTGCACGAAAGCATTCGTTTTCTCGTGAAAAACCAGCATTATTCGCTGACCGACCTGTTAGGTGATCGTGCCTTATCCGACACATACAAAAATGGGAAATATATCGTGCTTTATTTATCGCCAGCCGATTATCACCGGATTCATAGCCCGGCAGATGGAAAAGTGATTAAGCAGTTTGTGCTTGGCAAAAAATCGTATCCCGTCAATCAAGCTGGTTTGATGTACGGGAAATCTCCGCTCAGCAGCAACTATCGGTTGATTTCTGAACTGGAAACGGAATTCGGCCGCATGTTAGTCGTTAAAGTTGGAGCGATGTTCATCAATTCAATTGAGATGACTAACTCGAAAAAGATTTGGAAAAAGGGCGAGGAAATAGGTTATTTCAGTTTTGGTTCGACGGTTGTGCTGTTCTTTGAAGAGAATGCAATCGCTTTTAATGAAAAAGTAGGCAATGGCAGTGCAATCAAGGTGGGAGAAGCCCTGGGAAATATGGTATAATCTATAGAATCAAGTTCGAAAAAACGGGAGTGGTTGGCAATGTACAAAAATTTTATACCAAGCCAGTTCGTTAAAAAAGTATCTGATATTAAACCAGAACAGTTACTGGAGAAAAATATCAAAGGCATTATTACGGATCTGGACAATACGCTCGTGGAATGGGACCGGCCAGATGCCACTCCTTTATTGATCGAGTGGTTGAAGTCGATGAAAGACGCCGGAATTCAAGTGGTTATCGTATCGAACAACAGTGAAATGCGGGTCAAATCGTTTGCCGATCCACTGGAAATTCCTTTTATCTACCAAGCTCGAAAACCGATGGGCCGGGCTTTCCGGAAGGCGCTTAAGATCATGGAAGTGAAAAGGGAAAATGTAGTGGTCATCGGTGACCAAATGCTGACGGATATATTCGGCGGCAATCTGAATAAACTGCATACGATACTGGTATTGCCTGTTGCAAAAAGCGATGGCTTTTTCACGCGCATCAATCGGGTAGTCGAACGCAGAATTATGAAACGGTTAAAAGAAAAAGGGCAATTAATGTGGGAGGAAGAAAATTGAACGAAATACCAACATGCATCGGATGCGGAGCGCAAATCCAAACGGATCGGCCTGGAGAATTAGGTTACGCACCCCAATCCTCATTAAATAAAGAAGAAATTATTTGCCAGCGTTGCTTTAGATTAAAAAATTACAATGAACTTCAACCCGTATCGCTTACCGATGATGATTTTCTGCGGATTTTAAACGGTCTTGGCGAACGCAAGGGCTTGATCGTTAAAATCGTTGATATCTTTGATTTCAACGGAAGCTGGCTTCCAGGGCTTCACCGATTTGTCGGCGGAAATGATATTTTGCTGATCGGCAATAAAGCAGACTTGTTGCCAAAATCTGTAAAACAGAACAAGCTGATCAACTGGATGAAGCAAGAAGCAAAAAAACTGGGCTTGAAGCCGGTTGACGTGCTGCTGGTCAGCGCGCATAAAGGAACAGGAGTTGCCGAAGCGATGGAAGCGATTGAGCATTATCGCAAAGGCGAAGATGTTTATGTCGTCGGCTGTACAAATGTCGGGAAATCGACGTTAATCAACCGAATCATCAAGCAAGCCACTGGTCAATCGGATATTATCACAACTTCCCATTTTCCAGGAACAACTCTAGACATGATCGAAATTCCGCTGGATGATGAGCGTTCACTTTACGATACTCCTGGTATTATTAACCATCATCAATTAGCGCATCATCTGCATACTTCCGATTTGAAAATGATCATGCCGAAAAAAGAAATAAAACCGCGAGTATTCCAATTGAATGCGGAACAAACTTTATTCATCGGCGGCTTAGCTCGCTTTGATTTTATTCAAGGAGACCGGTCCTCGTTTACGGTTCACATTGCCAACGACCTGACCATTCACCGCACCAAACTGGAAAATGCGGACGCTCTTTACGAGCAGCATTTTGGCGACATGCTGGCTCCGCCTTCTGCTGAATTCAAGGAAGACTATCCAGAACTAGTGCGCCACGAATTCCGGGTAAAAGACAGCAAGACTGATATCGTCTTTTCAGGCCTTGGCTGGATTACGGTCCAGCATCCGAACGTTGTTATTGCGGCCCATGCCCCTAAAGGCGTAGAAGTGTTTTTAAGACCGTCACTTATCTAGGAGGGGTCAGATGAAGAAATGGTATGCGGTGATCGGTGATCCGATTGCCCACTCCTTATCTCCATATATGCATGAAACCTGGTTTGCAGAAAACGGGGTAGATGCATCGTATATACCAATACACGTTAAACCGGCAGATCTTGAAAAAGCATTATCCGCCTTAAAGACTCTAGGGGTCAGCGGCTTTAATATTACGCTGCCTCATAAAGAGGCCATTTTGCCGTTCTTGGATCGTTTAGATGAAACTGCTTCCATTATGAGCGCAGTAAATACAGTA includes these proteins:
- a CDS encoding YqeG family HAD IIIA-type phosphatase; the protein is MYKNFIPSQFVKKVSDIKPEQLLEKNIKGIITDLDNTLVEWDRPDATPLLIEWLKSMKDAGIQVVIVSNNSEMRVKSFADPLEIPFIYQARKPMGRAFRKALKIMEVKRENVVVIGDQMLTDIFGGNLNKLHTILVLPVAKSDGFFTRINRVVERRIMKRLKEKGQLMWEEEN
- the yqeH gene encoding ribosome biogenesis GTPase YqeH gives rise to the protein MNEIPTCIGCGAQIQTDRPGELGYAPQSSLNKEEIICQRCFRLKNYNELQPVSLTDDDFLRILNGLGERKGLIVKIVDIFDFNGSWLPGLHRFVGGNDILLIGNKADLLPKSVKQNKLINWMKQEAKKLGLKPVDVLLVSAHKGTGVAEAMEAIEHYRKGEDVYVVGCTNVGKSTLINRIIKQATGQSDIITTSHFPGTTLDMIEIPLDDERSLYDTPGIINHHQLAHHLHTSDLKMIMPKKEIKPRVFQLNAEQTLFIGGLARFDFIQGDRSSFTVHIANDLTIHRTKLENADALYEQHFGDMLAPPSAEFKEDYPELVRHEFRVKDSKTDIVFSGLGWITVQHPNVVIAAHAPKGVEVFLRPSLI